From a single Micromonospora carbonacea genomic region:
- a CDS encoding GNAT family N-acetyltransferase, giving the protein MALGYVRPARPEDAGEIARIQLATWRVAYRRILPRHVLDNLDEEYLARRWSAAVQEPPSGAHRVLVAVEQAEQSYLVGFAASGPADAESLAPNEPAEALGSGVVAVTDLLVEPRWGRRGHGSRLLAASVDLWRSDGFGRAVAWAFDADAATRKFLTGAGWEPDGAARALDVDDMLVNQLRLHVAVPAEGAAEDDAAG; this is encoded by the coding sequence ATGGCTCTCGGGTACGTCCGCCCGGCGCGTCCGGAAGACGCCGGCGAGATCGCACGCATCCAGCTCGCGACCTGGCGGGTCGCGTATCGCCGGATCCTGCCCCGGCACGTGCTCGACAACCTGGACGAGGAGTATCTCGCCAGGCGGTGGAGCGCGGCGGTGCAGGAGCCGCCCTCGGGCGCGCACCGGGTGCTCGTCGCCGTCGAACAGGCCGAACAATCGTATCTGGTGGGATTTGCCGCGTCCGGGCCGGCCGACGCCGAGTCCCTCGCCCCGAACGAGCCGGCCGAGGCGCTCGGGTCCGGCGTGGTGGCGGTGACGGACCTGCTGGTCGAGCCGCGCTGGGGCCGGCGCGGGCACGGCAGCCGGCTGCTCGCCGCGAGCGTGGACCTGTGGCGCTCCGACGGCTTCGGGCGGGCGGTGGCGTGGGCGTTCGACGCCGACGCGGCGACCCGGAAGTTCCTCACCGGCGCGGGCTGGGAGCCCGACGGCGCGGCCCGGGCCCTCGACGTGGACGACATGCTGGTCAACCAGCTCCGGCTGCACGTGGCGGTGCCGGCCGAGGGCGCGGCGGAGGACGACGCCGCCGGCTGA
- a CDS encoding sigma-70 family RNA polymerase sigma factor translates to MSVSTSRARVTPAQAPAQALAPAQAPAPAGPQERPPPERHPPSERQLEEHRVELTGYCYRMLGSAFDAEDAVQETLLRAWRGLAGFDGRSSVRTWVYRIATNVCLDLLRGRSRRAVPTDLTGPSAPVLAALGEPRPAGEWVGPAPDARVLPTGGDPAEVAVARESVRLAFVAALQHLPPRQRAVLLLRDVLRWRADEVAGLLDTSVAAVNSALQRARATLAARCVDADPPAAALDSGHRELLDRYVRAFERYDIDTLVALLRADAVQTMPPYRLWLRGAGDIGRWMTGPGAGCAGSRLVPVAVNGSPGFAQYRRDPAGGHRPFSIQLLGCWGGRVARLNYFLDPALFGLFGLPDRLP, encoded by the coding sequence ATGAGCGTGTCGACGAGTCGTGCCCGCGTGACGCCGGCCCAGGCCCCCGCGCAGGCCCTGGCCCCCGCGCAGGCCCCGGCCCCGGCCGGGCCGCAGGAGCGCCCGCCGCCCGAGCGGCACCCGCCGTCGGAGCGGCAACTGGAGGAGCACCGGGTGGAGCTCACCGGCTACTGCTACCGGATGCTCGGCTCGGCCTTCGACGCGGAGGACGCCGTCCAGGAGACGCTGCTGCGCGCCTGGCGGGGGCTGGCCGGCTTCGACGGCCGGTCCAGCGTGCGCACCTGGGTCTACCGGATCGCCACCAACGTCTGCCTGGACCTGCTGCGCGGGCGGTCCCGCCGGGCGGTCCCGACCGACCTCACCGGCCCGTCGGCGCCGGTGCTGGCGGCGCTGGGCGAGCCCCGGCCCGCCGGGGAGTGGGTCGGGCCGGCCCCCGACGCCCGGGTGCTGCCCACCGGCGGGGACCCGGCCGAGGTGGCGGTCGCCCGGGAGTCGGTGCGGCTGGCCTTCGTCGCCGCGTTGCAGCACCTGCCGCCCCGGCAGCGGGCCGTGCTGCTCCTGCGCGACGTGCTGCGCTGGCGGGCCGACGAGGTCGCCGGCCTGCTCGACACCAGTGTGGCGGCGGTCAACAGCGCGTTGCAGCGGGCCCGCGCGACGCTGGCCGCCCGGTGCGTCGACGCCGACCCGCCGGCCGCCGCCCTCGACAGCGGGCACCGCGAGCTGCTCGACCGCTACGTGCGCGCCTTCGAGCGCTACGACATCGACACGCTGGTCGCGCTGCTGCGGGCCGACGCCGTGCAGACCATGCCGCCCTACCGGCTCTGGCTGCGGGGCGCGGGCGACATCGGGCGCTGGATGACGGGCCCGGGCGCCGGTTGCGCGGGGTCCCGGCTGGTCCCGGTGGCGGTCAACGGCAGCCCGGGGTTCGCGCAGTACCGGCGGGATCCGGCGGGCGGGCACCGGCCGTTCTCGATCCAGCTCCTCGGCTGCTGGGGCGGCCGGGTCGCCCGGCTCAACTACTTCCTCGACCCGGCCCTGTTCGGCCTGTTCGGGTTGCCGGACCGGCTGCCCTGA
- a CDS encoding carbohydrate ABC transporter permease translates to MAVLTDRPAAPAPPARPRRARDRAARTLASRLVGYAILVFFALVFLYPFVIQIGNSLKTEPDAAANPLSPIPDPLSLAGFERIFAGTAFPLWLGNSLLVTVLVTLGRVFFDSLAGYALARLRFRGRAGLFAAVVAVLAVPGVVLLIPKFLVLNQLGMYDSYAGLVVPLLADAAGVFIMKQFFESIPVSVEEAARIDGASVFRTFWSVVLPMAKPALITLTILSFQGSWNEFPHSLVAVQDPDLFTLPRGLADLVSGSLGKGTQYPLKLGAALLATIPVAVLFVIFQRYFVRDANDGADKG, encoded by the coding sequence ATGGCCGTGCTCACCGACCGGCCGGCGGCACCCGCGCCGCCCGCCCGGCCGCGCCGCGCCCGCGACCGCGCGGCCCGCACGCTGGCGAGCCGCCTCGTCGGGTACGCGATCCTGGTCTTCTTCGCGCTGGTGTTCCTCTACCCGTTCGTCATCCAGATCGGCAACTCGCTCAAGACCGAGCCGGACGCGGCGGCCAACCCGCTCTCGCCCATCCCGGACCCACTGTCGCTGGCCGGCTTCGAACGGATCTTCGCGGGCACCGCCTTCCCGCTCTGGCTCGGCAACTCGCTGCTGGTCACCGTGCTGGTCACCCTCGGCCGAGTGTTCTTCGACTCGCTCGCCGGGTACGCCCTGGCCCGGCTGCGCTTCCGGGGCCGAGCCGGGCTCTTCGCCGCAGTCGTCGCGGTGCTGGCGGTGCCCGGCGTGGTGCTGCTGATCCCGAAGTTCCTCGTGCTTAACCAGCTCGGCATGTACGACAGCTACGCCGGCCTGGTGGTGCCGCTGCTCGCCGACGCGGCCGGCGTGTTCATCATGAAGCAGTTCTTCGAGTCGATCCCGGTCAGCGTGGAGGAGGCCGCCCGCATCGACGGGGCGAGCGTCTTCCGCACGTTCTGGTCGGTGGTGCTGCCGATGGCGAAGCCGGCGCTGATCACGCTGACCATCCTGTCGTTCCAGGGCTCCTGGAACGAGTTCCCGCACAGCCTGGTCGCGGTGCAGGACCCGGACCTGTTCACCCTGCCGCGCGGACTGGCCGACCTGGTCAGCGGCTCGCTGGGCAAGGGCACCCAGTATCCGCTCAAGCTCGGCGCGGCGCTGCTGGCCACCATCCCGGTGGCGGTGCTGTTCGTGATCTTCCAGCGGTATTTCGTGCGGGACGCCAACGACGGCGCGGACAAGGGCTGA
- a CDS encoding carbohydrate ABC transporter permease, whose amino-acid sequence MGKRVARGVRSNENLAGWLFVAPVVVILGLFLLLPILMALWVSLTDWNGQGSPFTGRVPFVGADNYTRLFAEEGLARRDFMTSLRNNAYYVAIVVPTQTALALGLALVVNNRMLRGRGFFRTAFYFPSVTSSVAISVVFLFLFANAGAVNALLGLLGIRGPQWFADSRGVLHLLLGAVGVDAPPAALAAGGPFGLSWWDWLSGPSVAMISIITLVVWTTSGTFMLMFLAALQNVPVALDEASTLDGAGRWQRFRHVTLPMIKPTTFLVLTLGLIGSWQVFDQVYVMSQGEPAKTTLTPAYLSYRTAFRDFDYGSGAAISFVLFLIIIALTLLQRRLMADREPAAPRRGRWWRRRVPEGG is encoded by the coding sequence ATGGGCAAGCGCGTCGCGCGCGGCGTCCGGAGCAACGAGAACCTCGCCGGGTGGCTCTTCGTCGCCCCGGTGGTCGTCATCCTCGGCCTGTTCCTGCTGCTGCCGATCCTGATGGCGCTCTGGGTGAGCCTCACCGACTGGAACGGCCAGGGCAGCCCGTTCACCGGTCGGGTCCCGTTCGTCGGGGCCGACAACTACACCCGGCTGTTCGCCGAGGAGGGGCTGGCCCGCCGCGACTTCATGACCAGCCTGCGCAACAACGCCTACTACGTGGCGATCGTGGTGCCGACCCAGACGGCGCTGGCCCTCGGGCTCGCCCTCGTCGTCAACAACCGGATGCTGCGGGGCCGGGGATTCTTCCGCACCGCGTTCTACTTCCCCTCGGTGACCAGCTCGGTGGCGATCAGCGTGGTCTTCCTGTTCCTGTTCGCCAACGCCGGCGCGGTCAACGCCCTGCTCGGCCTGCTCGGCATCCGGGGGCCGCAGTGGTTCGCCGACTCCCGGGGCGTGCTGCACCTGCTGCTCGGCGCGGTCGGGGTGGACGCGCCGCCGGCCGCGCTCGCCGCCGGCGGGCCGTTCGGGCTGAGCTGGTGGGACTGGCTGTCCGGGCCGAGCGTCGCCATGATCTCGATCATCACGCTGGTCGTCTGGACCACCTCCGGCACGTTCATGCTGATGTTCCTCGCCGCGCTCCAGAACGTCCCGGTGGCCCTCGACGAGGCCAGCACCCTCGACGGGGCCGGCCGCTGGCAGCGCTTCCGGCACGTCACCCTGCCGATGATCAAGCCGACCACGTTCCTCGTGCTCACCCTCGGCCTGATCGGCTCCTGGCAGGTCTTCGACCAGGTGTACGTGATGAGCCAGGGCGAGCCGGCCAAGACCACGCTCACCCCCGCGTACCTGTCGTACCGCACCGCGTTCCGGGACTTCGACTACGGCTCCGGCGCGGCCATCTCGTTCGTGCTGTTCCTGATCATCATCGCGCTCACCCTGCTCCAGCGCCGGCTGATGGCCGACCGGGAGCCGGCCGCGCCCCGCCGCGGCCGGTGGTGGCGTCGACGCGTACCGGAAGGGGGTTGA
- a CDS encoding sugar ABC transporter substrate-binding protein — protein MTPRSLRRATVAGVAAVALLGSAACGSGFDDSTDAAQSTGPASLQILIGSSGDAETKAVQAAAATWAAGSGNSATVTPAQDLTQQLGQALAGGSPPDVFYVDASRFADYASVGALEPYGDRISSPDDFYPSLRTTFTYDGKLYCAPKDFSTLALQINTDLWAKAGLTGADVPTTWDQLTAAARKIKARGLVPLALGDTRDRIGAFLVQNGGWLVSPDGKQATADTPENLAALQYVRTMLDEGLARYPKQLDAGWSGEAFGKGKAVMTIEGNWIKGALQNDFPDVKYRVVELPAGPKGKGTLSFTQCWGVAAKSRYKEQAIRFVEAMTAGEQQMTFAKAFGVMPSRQSVRDQYTAAFPADKPFVDGAQYAQGPVNAPKMDSVLGDLDTGLQGLANGDPKAVLARFDANAKAALAG, from the coding sequence ATGACACCCCGATCCCTGCGCCGCGCGACAGTCGCCGGCGTCGCCGCCGTGGCGCTGCTCGGCTCCGCCGCCTGCGGCAGCGGCTTCGACGACTCCACCGACGCCGCCCAGTCCACCGGCCCGGCCAGCCTCCAGATCCTGATCGGGTCCTCCGGCGACGCCGAGACGAAGGCGGTCCAGGCCGCCGCCGCGACGTGGGCCGCCGGCTCCGGCAACAGCGCCACCGTCACCCCGGCGCAGGACCTCACCCAGCAGCTCGGCCAGGCCCTCGCCGGCGGCAGCCCGCCCGACGTCTTCTACGTCGACGCCAGCCGGTTCGCCGACTACGCCAGCGTCGGCGCGCTGGAGCCCTACGGCGACCGGATCAGCAGCCCGGACGACTTCTACCCCAGCCTGCGCACCACGTTCACGTACGACGGCAAGCTCTACTGCGCGCCCAAGGACTTCTCCACCCTCGCGCTCCAGATCAACACGGACCTGTGGGCGAAGGCCGGCCTGACCGGCGCCGACGTGCCGACCACCTGGGACCAGCTCACCGCCGCCGCCCGCAAGATCAAGGCCAGGGGCCTGGTCCCGCTCGCCCTCGGCGACACCCGGGACCGGATCGGCGCGTTCCTCGTGCAGAACGGCGGCTGGCTGGTCAGCCCCGACGGCAAGCAGGCCACCGCCGACACCCCGGAGAACCTGGCCGCCCTCCAGTACGTGCGGACGATGCTGGACGAGGGCCTGGCCCGGTACCCGAAGCAGCTCGACGCCGGCTGGTCCGGCGAGGCGTTCGGCAAGGGCAAGGCCGTCATGACCATCGAGGGCAACTGGATCAAGGGCGCCCTGCAGAACGACTTCCCCGACGTGAAGTACCGCGTCGTCGAGCTGCCCGCCGGCCCCAAGGGCAAGGGGACGCTCTCCTTCACCCAGTGCTGGGGCGTCGCCGCCAAGAGCCGGTACAAGGAGCAGGCGATCAGGTTCGTCGAGGCGATGACCGCCGGCGAGCAGCAGATGACGTTCGCCAAGGCGTTCGGCGTCATGCCGTCCCGGCAGTCCGTGCGCGACCAGTACACCGCCGCCTTCCCGGCCGACAAGCCGTTCGTCGACGGCGCGCAGTACGCCCAGGGCCCGGTGAACGCGCCGAAGATGGACAGCGTCCTCGGCGACCTCGACACCGGCCTGCAGGGGCTGGCCAACGGCGACCCGAAGGCCGTCCTCGCCCGCTTCGACGCCAACGCCAAGGCGGCGCTCGCCGGCTGA